The following proteins come from a genomic window of Pyxidicoccus sp. MSG2:
- a CDS encoding DUF3105 domain-containing protein: MPRPRLLIPALVALVSLSACDSTEPEPEPTSPGCEQFDFPLSTQTAASHVASCSSSACGSGDIPSENPPRSGFHCGSVARCGVYTESISRCLYIHNLEHGHAVFLYNCPEGCPDEVAKLEAAAASVAAGSNGVRRALVAQDPLLPNRVAALLWRRAYVTDTADPEALRCLLEHQDVDAPEPGLACPGL, from the coding sequence ATGCCCCGTCCGCGCCTCCTCATCCCCGCCCTCGTCGCCCTCGTCTCCCTCTCCGCCTGTGACTCCACGGAGCCCGAGCCGGAGCCGACGTCCCCGGGCTGCGAGCAGTTCGACTTCCCCCTGTCCACGCAGACCGCGGCGAGCCACGTCGCCTCGTGCAGCAGCAGCGCGTGCGGATCCGGGGACATTCCGTCGGAGAACCCGCCGCGCTCCGGCTTTCACTGCGGCAGCGTGGCGCGCTGTGGCGTGTACACCGAGTCCATCTCGCGCTGCCTCTACATCCACAACCTGGAGCACGGGCACGCGGTGTTCCTCTACAACTGCCCGGAAGGCTGCCCGGACGAGGTGGCGAAGCTCGAGGCCGCGGCGGCCTCGGTGGCGGCGGGCTCCAATGGCGTCCGTCGCGCGCTGGTGGCGCAGGATCCGCTGCTTCCGAACCGCGTGGCCGCGCTGCTGTGGCGGCGTGCGTACGTGACGGACACCGCGGACCCGGAAGCCCTGCGGTGCCTGCTGGAGCACCAGGACGTTGACGCCCCCGAGCCGGGCCTCGCGTGCCCCGGTCTCTGA
- a CDS encoding M2 family metallopeptidase, translated as MTRKTSLHPLLRTVLAAVALPAFLGCAQDSQVTRETPATGESAPQAAASQAGAAAQPAAATSQATPDETKQFAEKVNADLKKLWTKQATAEWIKNTYITDDTERNAATINEEVLAYVNGAIKGARRFEGVQMDADSARMLHLLKVSQSLPAPSDAQKRAELAAIAAKLEGMYGKGKYCGKDGKGKCRDLEVLSDVLAESRNYDELLDAWQGWHGISRPMRPLYERLVSISNEGAQDIGFNDLGTLWRSAYDMPPADFEKEAQRLWGQVKPLYDELHCYVRGRLAKQYGESRVPAGRPIPAHLLGNMWAQEWNNIYPLVEPFPGQASLDVDAELKKQGYDPLRMVKLGEKFFTSMGLKELPQTFFERSQFTKPRDREVVCHASAWDVTYENDLRIKMCIKPTEEDLITIHHELGHNYYYTYYYTLPVLYQSGANDGFHEAIGDALTLSITPAYLQQIGLLKSVPKNDKNLINLQLKDALEKVAFLPFGLLVDQWRWEVFSGRIQPADYNKSWWTLREKYQGVAAPVTRTEEDFDPGAKYHVPANVPYTRYFLARILQFQFHKAMCEAAGYKGPLHECSVYGNKEAGKRLQAMLELGASKPWPDALQAMTGTRQMDATALLDYFSPLRTWLQTQNKGQKCGW; from the coding sequence ATGACCCGGAAAACCTCCCTGCACCCCCTGCTGCGCACGGTCCTCGCGGCCGTGGCGCTGCCCGCCTTCCTGGGCTGTGCCCAGGACTCGCAAGTGACGCGTGAGACCCCGGCCACCGGCGAGTCCGCGCCCCAGGCCGCTGCCTCCCAGGCTGGCGCCGCCGCTCAGCCGGCGGCCGCCACGTCCCAGGCCACGCCCGACGAGACGAAGCAGTTCGCCGAGAAGGTCAACGCGGACCTGAAGAAGCTGTGGACGAAGCAGGCCACCGCCGAGTGGATCAAGAACACGTACATCACCGACGACACCGAGCGGAACGCCGCCACCATCAACGAAGAGGTGCTGGCGTACGTCAACGGCGCCATCAAGGGCGCGCGCCGCTTCGAGGGCGTGCAGATGGACGCGGACTCCGCGCGCATGCTGCACCTGCTCAAGGTGTCCCAGTCGCTGCCCGCGCCGTCGGACGCGCAGAAGCGCGCGGAGCTGGCCGCCATCGCCGCGAAGCTCGAGGGCATGTACGGCAAGGGCAAGTACTGCGGCAAGGACGGCAAGGGGAAGTGCCGCGACCTGGAGGTGCTGTCCGACGTCCTCGCGGAGAGCCGCAACTACGACGAGCTGCTGGACGCGTGGCAGGGCTGGCACGGCATCTCCCGCCCCATGCGCCCGCTGTACGAGCGCCTGGTGTCCATCTCCAACGAGGGCGCGCAGGACATCGGCTTCAACGACCTGGGCACGCTCTGGCGCTCGGCGTACGACATGCCGCCCGCCGACTTCGAGAAGGAGGCCCAGCGCCTGTGGGGCCAGGTGAAGCCCCTCTACGACGAGCTGCACTGCTACGTGCGCGGCCGCCTCGCGAAGCAGTACGGCGAGAGCAGGGTGCCCGCCGGCAGGCCCATCCCCGCGCACCTGCTTGGCAACATGTGGGCGCAGGAGTGGAACAACATCTACCCGCTGGTGGAGCCCTTCCCCGGCCAGGCCAGCCTGGACGTGGACGCCGAGCTGAAGAAGCAGGGCTATGACCCCCTGCGCATGGTGAAGCTGGGTGAGAAGTTCTTCACCTCCATGGGCCTCAAGGAGCTGCCGCAGACCTTCTTCGAGCGCTCGCAGTTCACCAAGCCGCGGGATCGCGAGGTCGTCTGCCACGCCAGCGCGTGGGACGTCACCTACGAGAACGACCTGCGCATCAAGATGTGCATCAAGCCCACCGAGGAGGACCTCATCACCATCCACCACGAGCTGGGCCACAACTACTACTACACGTACTACTACACGCTGCCGGTGCTCTATCAGTCCGGCGCCAACGACGGCTTCCACGAGGCCATCGGCGACGCGCTCACGCTGAGCATCACCCCCGCGTACCTCCAGCAGATCGGCCTGCTGAAGTCGGTGCCGAAGAACGACAAGAACCTCATCAACCTCCAGCTCAAGGACGCGCTGGAGAAGGTGGCCTTCCTGCCGTTCGGCCTGCTCGTGGACCAGTGGCGCTGGGAGGTGTTCTCCGGCCGCATCCAGCCGGCGGACTACAACAAGTCCTGGTGGACGCTGCGCGAGAAGTACCAGGGCGTGGCCGCGCCGGTGACGCGCACCGAGGAGGACTTCGACCCGGGCGCGAAGTACCACGTGCCCGCCAACGTCCCGTACACGCGCTACTTCCTCGCGCGCATCCTCCAGTTCCAGTTCCACAAGGCGATGTGCGAGGCCGCCGGCTACAAGGGCCCGCTGCACGAGTGCTCCGTCTACGGGAACAAGGAAGCCGGCAAGCGGCTCCAGGCCATGCTGGAGCTGGGCGCGAGCAAGCCGTGGCCGGACGCGCTCCAGGCCATGACGGGCACGCGGCAGATGGATGCCACCGCGCTGCTGGACTACTTCAGCCCGCTGCGCACCTGGCTCCAGACGCAGAACAAGGGCCAGAAGTGCGGCTGGTAG
- a CDS encoding cold-shock protein has protein sequence MATGTVKWFNDAKGFGFLTQDGGGEDVFCHHSAINMDGFRTLAEGQKVEFEVTRGPKGLQAQNVRAAA, from the coding sequence ATGGCTACCGGTACCGTGAAGTGGTTCAACGATGCGAAGGGTTTCGGCTTCCTCACGCAGGACGGTGGTGGTGAGGACGTGTTCTGCCACCACTCCGCCATCAACATGGATGGCTTCCGCACCCTGGCCGAGGGCCAGAAGGTGGAGTTCGAGGTCACCCGCGGCCCCAAGGGCCTGCAGGCGCAGAACGTCCGCGCGGCCGCCTGA
- a CDS encoding FKBP-type peptidyl-prolyl cis-trans isomerase produces MRSMWMAALVLALGAPVAHAQTSKPAAKTPPATPAPAATPAPGAPPALESEDAKTIYALGVSVGKDLSFFALTPEEVQILQRGIADSISGTAASVDPKEYAPKIQALAKSRQAQASAAMLVRAAREPGAVKLPSGVIYRETQPGTGRSPRPTDTVKVNYEGRLLDGTVFDTSAKRGIPVEFPLNGVIPCWTQGVAKMKVGGKAKLTCPGDTAYGERPPPGSRIPPNGVLVFDVELVDIPGDTSKP; encoded by the coding sequence ATGCGATCGATGTGGATGGCGGCCCTGGTGCTGGCGCTCGGCGCCCCCGTGGCCCACGCGCAGACCTCCAAGCCCGCGGCCAAGACGCCCCCGGCGACACCGGCTCCGGCCGCCACGCCGGCCCCGGGCGCACCGCCCGCGCTCGAGTCCGAGGACGCGAAGACCATCTATGCCCTCGGTGTCTCCGTGGGGAAGGACCTGTCCTTCTTCGCGCTGACGCCCGAGGAGGTGCAGATCCTCCAGCGCGGCATCGCCGACAGCATCTCCGGCACCGCGGCCAGTGTGGACCCGAAGGAGTACGCGCCGAAGATTCAAGCGCTCGCGAAGTCCCGGCAGGCACAGGCCAGCGCCGCCATGCTGGTGCGCGCCGCGAGGGAGCCCGGTGCCGTGAAGCTCCCCTCCGGCGTCATCTACCGTGAGACACAGCCCGGCACCGGCCGCAGCCCGCGCCCCACCGACACCGTGAAGGTCAACTACGAAGGCCGGTTGCTGGACGGCACCGTCTTCGACACCTCGGCCAAGCGCGGCATCCCCGTGGAGTTCCCCCTCAACGGCGTCATCCCCTGCTGGACCCAGGGCGTCGCGAAGATGAAGGTGGGCGGCAAGGCGAAGCTCACCTGCCCCGGCGACACGGCCTACGGCGAGCGCCCGCCCCCGGGCTCGCGCATCCCGCCCAATGGCGTTCTCGTCTTCGACGTGGAGTTGGTGGACATCCCCGGCGACACCTCGAAGCCGTAG
- a CDS encoding PilZ domain-containing protein, translating to MSDKRKARRAPLDIYLNKYMGGVPYMSRAADISQEGVSLARLLEPQHEAKRVGLQFQLPGSEEIIYAEGEVVREWVEAASAKRERSGVRFTLLTERHRKMIDAYVDRHGNEH from the coding sequence ATGAGCGACAAGCGGAAGGCCAGGCGGGCGCCCCTCGACATCTACCTCAACAAGTACATGGGCGGCGTTCCGTACATGTCGCGGGCCGCGGACATCAGCCAGGAGGGAGTGAGCCTCGCTCGCCTGCTCGAGCCGCAGCACGAGGCGAAGCGCGTCGGTCTCCAGTTCCAGCTGCCCGGTTCGGAGGAGATCATCTACGCCGAGGGCGAGGTGGTGCGCGAGTGGGTGGAGGCCGCCTCCGCGAAGCGCGAGCGCTCGGGTGTCCGCTTCACGCTCCTCACCGAGCGCCACCGGAAGATGATCGACGCCTACGTCGACCGACACGGCAACGAGCACTGA
- a CDS encoding LPP20 family lipoprotein, whose translation MRRSLWGMLLAVPLTALGQGKEAKAPSPAAAAEVARPTSPGVNWEGQVLRATGAGAPDLKAANPAQARLGAERAAKMDAFRNLLEQARGIQLSAVRTVGDEMSREEVRGRVEGAIRGYKVVAKRYFSDSGVEVDVEVPLAAITASLVTPAPDTVITLNAEGAKKYTGLVVDARGLGMKPMLAPRLLDGSGKALYGAAALSDESRATSGVAAWFDSLEAAKKATLVGEKPLVVKATGLKGSDLVLASDDAKALTEVNTRFLAEGRVVIVTQ comes from the coding sequence GTGAGGCGTTCGCTGTGGGGGATGTTGCTGGCCGTGCCGCTGACGGCACTGGGCCAGGGCAAGGAAGCGAAGGCCCCGTCACCGGCCGCCGCGGCTGAAGTCGCACGGCCCACGAGTCCCGGCGTCAACTGGGAGGGCCAGGTCCTACGGGCCACCGGAGCCGGAGCACCGGATCTGAAGGCGGCCAACCCGGCGCAGGCGCGGCTGGGCGCGGAGCGGGCCGCGAAGATGGACGCGTTCCGCAACCTTCTCGAGCAGGCGCGCGGAATCCAGCTCAGCGCCGTCCGCACCGTCGGGGACGAGATGTCCCGTGAAGAGGTGCGAGGCCGCGTGGAGGGCGCCATCCGCGGCTACAAGGTCGTGGCCAAGCGTTACTTCTCGGACAGCGGAGTGGAGGTGGACGTGGAGGTGCCGCTCGCGGCCATCACCGCGTCGCTGGTGACGCCCGCGCCGGACACGGTCATCACGCTCAACGCCGAGGGCGCGAAGAAGTACACGGGGCTGGTGGTGGACGCACGAGGCCTGGGCATGAAGCCCATGCTGGCGCCCCGGCTGCTGGATGGCTCCGGCAAGGCGCTCTACGGGGCGGCGGCGCTCTCCGACGAGAGCCGCGCCACCTCGGGCGTGGCGGCCTGGTTCGACAGCCTCGAGGCGGCGAAGAAGGCCACGCTCGTGGGAGAGAAGCCGCTGGTGGTGAAGGCCACGGGGCTGAAGGGCTCGGACCTGGTGCTCGCCTCGGACGACGCGAAGGCGCTGACCGAGGTCAACACGCGCTTCCTGGCCGAGGGCCGGGTCGTCATCGTCACCCAGTAG
- a CDS encoding flagellar assembly protein T N-terminal domain-containing protein: MSLKLTALSLLLASVAFAAAPPPATVTKEVTGEAAIVDGNKDKAFAEAKSAALREAVEQVAGVLVSSDTLTANSQLVSDRIFTRSAGYVRTHEVLERKEEGGVAKVKVRAEVATAQLDKDLQAVQALIRRMGNSRMLIVLQEQAVTPDKVITSSAVLTQVLTDSFSKDGWRMIDPSFAAGKLELSSGVSLTTPDKKVIQELKVADYVITGTVTFRHEKSSGNAATLQGQLKDVYLVSGEWELSVFATDSGTQIARLADKFDSGPDSLGSGSPLISYERTSFQIAQRRGKTLVADVRKAVVDYLSQAEQNGATVVMKVQGLADFKAVKTFKDVLTRTIHGISDVKQGNFEKGQIQFDLRYLGSTEALADALGEAAFQQKLTTALGGKPATKASVTGVTSNTVELTLAR; this comes from the coding sequence ATGTCCCTGAAGCTGACCGCGCTGTCCCTGCTGCTGGCCTCGGTGGCGTTCGCCGCGGCGCCTCCGCCCGCCACCGTCACGAAGGAAGTGACGGGCGAGGCGGCCATCGTCGACGGCAACAAGGACAAGGCCTTCGCCGAGGCGAAGAGCGCCGCCCTGCGCGAGGCGGTGGAGCAGGTGGCCGGGGTGCTGGTGTCCTCGGACACGCTCACGGCCAACAGCCAGCTCGTGAGCGACCGCATCTTCACCCGGAGCGCCGGCTACGTGCGCACGCACGAGGTGCTCGAACGCAAGGAGGAGGGTGGGGTCGCGAAGGTGAAGGTCCGCGCGGAGGTGGCGACGGCCCAGCTCGACAAGGATTTGCAGGCGGTGCAGGCGCTGATCCGCCGCATGGGCAACAGCCGGATGCTCATCGTCCTGCAGGAGCAGGCCGTCACTCCGGACAAGGTCATCACCAGCAGCGCGGTGCTGACCCAGGTGCTCACGGATTCGTTCAGCAAGGATGGCTGGCGGATGATCGACCCGTCCTTCGCGGCGGGGAAGCTGGAGCTGTCCTCGGGGGTGTCGCTCACCACGCCGGACAAGAAGGTCATCCAGGAGCTGAAGGTCGCCGACTACGTCATCACCGGCACCGTGACGTTCCGCCACGAGAAGTCGAGCGGGAACGCGGCCACGCTCCAGGGGCAGCTCAAGGACGTCTACCTGGTCTCCGGCGAGTGGGAGCTCTCGGTGTTCGCGACGGACTCCGGCACGCAGATCGCCCGGCTGGCCGACAAGTTCGACAGCGGTCCGGACAGCCTCGGCTCGGGGAGCCCGCTCATCTCGTATGAGCGCACGTCGTTCCAGATTGCCCAGCGCCGCGGGAAGACCCTCGTCGCGGACGTCCGCAAGGCGGTGGTGGACTACCTCTCCCAGGCGGAGCAGAACGGCGCCACGGTGGTGATGAAGGTGCAGGGCCTGGCGGACTTCAAGGCGGTGAAGACCTTCAAGGACGTGCTGACCCGGACCATCCATGGCATCAGCGACGTGAAGCAGGGCAACTTCGAGAAGGGGCAGATCCAATTCGACCTGCGCTACCTGGGCAGCACAGAGGCGCTGGCCGACGCGCTCGGCGAGGCGGCCTTCCAGCAGAAGCTCACGACGGCGCTCGGCGGCAAGCCCGCGACGAAGGCCAGCGTGACGGGTGTGACGAGCAACACCGTCGAGCTGACGCTGGCGCGTTGA
- a CDS encoding PEGA domain-containing protein has protein sequence MARARELMAAAETPSGNLALRCEPVDAEVYLDGVLQGLCSDFTGSPRSLRVGAGLHHIEVKKQGFWPYTTYYEPSGARARLTIQLRTAVAPGGGAP, from the coding sequence GTGGCGAGGGCGCGCGAGCTGATGGCGGCCGCGGAGACGCCGAGTGGGAATCTGGCGCTGCGTTGCGAGCCGGTGGACGCGGAGGTGTACCTGGACGGCGTCCTTCAGGGGCTGTGCAGCGACTTCACCGGATCTCCGAGGTCGCTCCGGGTGGGCGCGGGGCTGCACCACATCGAGGTGAAGAAGCAGGGCTTCTGGCCGTACACGACGTACTACGAGCCCAGCGGGGCCCGGGCGAGGCTGACCATCCAGCTCCGCACCGCGGTGGCCCCTGGCGGAGGTGCTCCGTGA